In Dromiciops gliroides isolate mDroGli1 chromosome 4, mDroGli1.pri, whole genome shotgun sequence, one DNA window encodes the following:
- the HTR1E gene encoding 5-hydroxytryptamine receptor 1E → MNFTNCTTEASVAIKSKSVTEKMVVSMTLVVITTMTTLLNSAVIIAICTTKKLHQPANYLICSLAVTDLLVAILVMPLSITYIVMDSWTLGYFICEVWLSVDMTCCTCSILHLCVIALDRYWAITNAIEYARKRTAKRAGLMILTVWTISVFISMPPLFWRSHRLLSPPPSQCTIQHDHVIYTIYSTLGAFYIPLTLILILYYRIYHAAKSLYQKRGSSRHLSNRSTDSQNSFASCKLTQTFCVSDFSTSDPTTDFDKINTSVRIPPFDNDLDQTGDRQQISSTRERKAARILGLILGAFILSWLPFFIKELIVGLSIYTVSSEVADFLTWLGYVNSLINPLLYTSFNEDFKLAFKRLVRCREHS, encoded by the coding sequence atgaaTTTCACAAACTGTACAACAGAAGCCAGTGTGGCCATTAAATCCAAATCAGTAACAGAGAAGATGGTCGTTTCTATGACTCTGGTGGTAATCACTACGATGACTACTCTCCTGAACTCAGCAGTCATTATTGCGATCTGTACCACCAAGAAGCTCCATCAGCCTGCAAACTACTTAATCTGCTCTCTGGCTGTGACAGACCTCCTAGTTGCCATTCTCGTCATGCCTTTGAGTATCACTTATATAGTCATGGACTCCTGGACCCTGGGTTACTTTATCTGTGAGGTTTGGCTGAGTGTAGACATGACCTGTTGCACCTGTTCAATCCTCCACCTCTGTGTGATTGCCTTGGATAGGTACTGGGCAATCACCAATGCTATTGAATATGCCAGGAAAAGAACTGCAAAGAGGGCTGGATTGATGATACTGACTGTGTGGACAATCTCAGTTTTCATTTCCATGCCTCCTCTGTTCTGGAGAAGCCACCGTCTTCTCAGTCCTCCACCTAGCCAATGCACCATCCAGCATGACCATGTGATCTACACCATTTACTCCACACTTGGAGCATTTTACATCCCCTTGACTTTGATCCTAATTCTCTATTATAGGATCTACCATGCTGCCAAAAGTCTTTACCAGAAACGTGGCTCCAGTCGCCATCTGAGCAACAGAAGCACTGACAGTCAGAACTCTTTTGCAAGCTGCAAACTGACCCAGACCTTCTGTGTGTCTGACTTCTCCACTTCTGACCCAACTACAGATTTTGATAAAATCAACACTTCAGTCAGGATACCTCCCTTTGACAATGACCTGGACCAGACTGGAGACCGCCAACAGATCTCCAGCACCAGGGAACGCAAGGCTGCTCGCATTCTGGGACTGATACTAGGGGCATTCATTTTGTCCTGGCTGCCATTTTTCATCAAGGAGCTCATTGTGGGACTAAGTATTTATACCGTGTCATCTGAAGTGGCTGACTTTTTGACGTGGCTTGGTTATGTGAACTCTCTTATCAACCCTCTACTTTACACAAGTTTTAACGAGGATTTTAAGCTGGCCTTTAAAAGGCTTGTCAGGTGCCGGGAACATTCCTAG